Below is a genomic region from Pseudomonas svalbardensis.
GCTTGCTGCCACTGATGCAGCAAACCCAAGGAGTAAAAACCGCGATCGAACAGCGTCAGCGAGTGATCGGGCGTGGTTTCGATCAGTTGCTCCGCCAGTTTCATTTCGTTGCTGCGATAGCCATCCAACGCGCTGCCGATCAGCATGTGGCTGGTCAACTCCATTTGGCAGACCATGCGCACCTGGGGGAAACCGGTGTCGCCATGCTGGTTGCTGGCGGAATCGTAGCGCGCCCGATTTTCGGGTGTATCGGGCGTTCGCCATACGACACCGTCGACCCCCAGCAAACGCAAGCCTGCCCAAGTTGGGTGATCCACGGCCTCATGCCAACTTTTCTGAGTCAGATGGAAGACTTGTCGTACAGCTTCGCTGCCTAATCGCTGACGGGCCTGGACTACGGCGCTGGGCGCCACCAGCGGACGTTGTCCCGGCAGCATGATGTTCATGCGGCTGACCACATCCCAGGCCGACATGCGTCGAAAGAACGCCATGGAGATCACGCACCAAAGCATCATTTCCAGCGGCAAACGCCGCTTGCGCAGGGTCGCCACGCCGGCCTGTTCAAGTGCCTGCTCGACCAAAGATGGATCGAGTAAAGAATCCAGTCCCTCGATTGAGTTAGGGGTGGAGGCGATATTGTGGGTCAGTTCTAGGGCCCGAGCGAGACGCATAAAAAAATCCGATGCCAGTACAGGCATCGGATTTTGATTTCTTGCGGCCAAAGGTCAAGCAAGAGGGCTTAACTGATCGGCATTAGCCTTTCGAGGCTCCTTTTTTATGGGCTCGATTATTACGCTGTGCGCTGGTCATGTCCTTGGCTAAACTGGCTCATCACTCGTCGAATAGCTGCTCATCATGCTTCGTTTACTGTTCTGGATCGCCCTGATTGCCGCTGCGGTATGGTTCTGGCGCAAGTTCAAGGGCCAGGCTTCCGTGCCCAAGTCCTCTGCCGAGCTGGAAGCGGCCCCCATGGTCCGCTGCGCCCATTGCGGCGTACACCTGCCACGCGACCGCGCGCTGAGCCTTCAACAACAGTGGTATTGCAGCCAGGCTCATCTTGAGCAAGGCCCGGGCTCCAGTGATCGCTGAGACCTCCAGTCCCGGCAGCAAACAGGCCCAGCGACTGCTGCGCCTCTATCACCTTTACCGTTTGAGCATCGGCATCACCCTGGTGCTGTTGATCTCCAGCAACATGGACAACCAGCTGCTGACGTTCAGCAATGACGACCTGCTGCGCAGTGGCAGCTGGTTTTACCTGGTGCTGAATATCCTGCTGGTGGTATTCCTCGGGAACACCCGGCGCCCGGCGCAACTGTTCAGCCTGGCGCTGTCCGACGTCCTGCTGCTGTGCGGTCTGTTCTACGCCGCCGGCGGTGTGGCCAGCGCCATCGGCAACTTGCTTATCGTATCGGTAGCCATCAGTAACACCTTGTTGCGCGGGCGCATCGGCCTGCTGATTGCCGCCGTTGGCGCGCTTGGCATCGTCGGGCTGAGCTTCCTCCTGAGTTTCAGCCATCCCGCCACCCCCAACGATTACCTGCAAGTCGGCACGCTCGGCGCCTTGTGTTTTGCTGCGGCATTGCTGGTGCAAGGGCTGAGCCGACGCCTGGAGGTCAGCGAAACCCTCGCCGAACAACGGGCCAGCGAAGTCGTCGGCCTCGAAGCCCTCAACGCACTGATCCTGCAACGCATGCGTACCGGCATCCTGGTACTCGACGACAAGCGGCGGGTTCAACTGGCCAACCACAGCGCCTTGAACCTGTTAGGCAGGGAAAATCTTGCAGGCCAGCTGATCGACGACTACTTACCCAGCCTGGTCGAACGCCTGCAACTGTGGCTCAACAATCCGACGCTGCGCCCCCAGAGCCTGAAAGTCGCCAGTAGTGGTCTGGAGCTGCAACCGAGCTTCATTGCCCTGGACCAAAGCCCTCACCACCAGACCCTGGTTTTTCTCGAAGACCTCGCGCAAATCGCTCAACAAGCCCAGCAATTGAAGCTCGCCGCCCTCGGTCGCCTGACCGCCGGTATCGCCCATGAAATCCGCAATCCACTGGGCGCCGTTAGTCATGCCGCGCAGCTATTGCAGGAATCAGAGGAACTGAACCGCGCGGATCGACGTCTGACACAGATTATTCAAGACCACTCTCAGCGAATGAATCGGGTAATCGAAAACGTCCTGCAACTGTCCCGCCGCCAGCAAACCGTAGCGCTACGGCTTGATCTGAAGCCGTGGCTGGAGCAGTTCGTCAACGAAACCCGCGAGGGGGCGACCGAGCATCAGCAGATTCATCTGCGCATCGGCTCAGGGGACTTCAAAACCCTGATGGACCCAGACCAGCTGACCCAGATTCTCGACAATCTGTTGCGCAATGCCTGGCGCCATAGCGCCTTGAATCACGACCTGGCGCAGGTCTGGCTCGAGTTGTTCGTCGACCCGGACAGCCAGCTACCGATCCTCGAGATCCTCGACGATGGCCCCGGCGTGGCACCGGAGCATCATGTGCACTTGTTCGAACCGTTCTTCACCACCAGCCCCCAAGGCACCGGCCTGGGGCTTTATCTGTCCCGTGAGCTGTGCGAAAGCAACCAGGCCCGCCTAGACTTCAAACCACGCCAAGGCGGCGGTTGCTTTCGCATCACTTTTGCTCACGGACGGAAACAAAGTTGAACATGAGCCCACGGCAAAAAGTCCTGATCGTCGACGACGAACCGGATATCCGCGAACTCCTGGAAATCACCCTGGGACGGATGAAACTCGACACCTTCAGTGCCCGCAACCTCGGCGAAGCCCAGGCCCTGCTGTCGCGAGAGACGTTCGATTTGTGCCTGACCGACATGCGCTTGCCGGACGGCACCGGCCTTGAGCTGGTGCAACACATCCAGCAACGCCACCCAAACGTACCGGTGGCAATGATCACCGCTTACGGCAGCCTGGAAACGGCGATCAACGCCCTCAAGGCCGGCGCGTTCGACTTCCTGACCAAACCGGTGGACCTCACTCGCCTGCGGGAACTGGTCAGCAGCGCACTTCGGTTGCCTGCGCCGGGCGGCACAGGCATCGCCATCGATCGCCGGCTGCTGGGCGATTCACCGCCGATGCGCGCCTTGCGCAAACACATCGACAAACTGGCCCGCAGCCAGGCGCCGGTGTACATCAGCGGCGAATCCGGCAGCGGCAAGGAATTGGTTGCGCGACTGATCCATGAGCAAGGACCGCGCGCCAGCCAACCGTTTGTCCCGGTCAATTGCGGGGCGATTCCGTCGGAATTGATGGAGAGCGAATTTTTCGGGCATCGCAAAGGCAGCTTCAGCGGTGCCATCGAAGACAAACCCGGACTGTTCCAGGCTGCCCATGGCGGCACCCTGTTCCTAGACGAAGTGGCAGATTTGCCGCTGGCGATGCAGGTCAAACTGCTACGGGCAATACAGGAAAAAGCCGTTCGCGGTGTCGGCGAGCAACAGGAAACCGTGGTCGACGTGCGTATCCTTTGCGCCACCCACAAAGACCTCGACGCCGAAGTCGCCGCCGAACGCTTTCGCCAGGATTTGTACTACCGGTTGAACGTGATTGAACTACGGGTGCCGCCCTTGCGCGAACGCCGTGACGACATCGAATCCCTCGCCAGCCATGTGCTCAAACGCTTGGCCATCAGCACTGGCCAACCCGCCGCAAAACTCCACCCCCAAGCCCTCGACGCGCTGAAAAGCTACCGCTTCCCCGGCAACGTGCGGGAACTGGAGAACATGCTCGAACGGGCGCACACGTTGTGCGAAAACAAACAGATTGAAGCCAGCGACCTGCGACTGGCCGAAGGCAACTGCAACCCGGAAGGTGGTGTGCCGGACCTGACACAGATCGACAACCTGGAAGACTACCTGGAAAACGTCGAACGCAACCTTATCCTCCAGGCCCTGGAAGAAACCCGCTGGAACCGCACTGCGGCGGCTCAGCGGTTGAATTTATCGTTTCGGTCGATGCGCTACAGGCTGAAGAAATTCGGGTTGGATTGAGGACCCCTTCGTCGGAACGCCGCCCGGAGCAAGCTCGCTCCCACAGGGTTCAGTGGTGTGGACATAATCTGAACACACCTCAGATCAATTGTGGGAGCGAGCTTGCTCCGGGCGGCGTTCCGACGATGGCGATCGGGCAAGCAATCAATATCTAACGGTTAAATACGTCCAGCCGGTGCATACGGCGCCGGATCAATGATCGGCTCACGCCCCAGCATCACATCCGCAAACAACTGACACGACGCTGGCGCCAGCACCAAGCCATTACGGTAATGCCCGCAATTGAGCCAAAGCCCTTCGAACCCTGGCACCCGACCGATGTAGGGAATGCCTTCCGGTGAGCCCGGTCGCAACCCGGCCCAGTGGCCGACGACCTCGGCATCCGCCAGTGCAGGAATCAACTCCACCGCTGACGCCTTCAGGCTCTCCAGGGCAGATTCGGTCGGCGTCTTGTCGAAGCCTTGATGCTCCAGCGTACTGCCGATCAGAATGTGCCCATCGCGCCGAGGAATCGCATAACGCCCCTTGGCCAGAACCATGCTCGGCAGGAAATCCGATGCGCATTTGTAGAGAATCATCTGCCCTTTCACCGGCTCTACCGGCAGGTCCAAGCCCAGGAGTTTAAGTAAATCACCGCTCCAGGCACCCGCGGTCAGCACCACCTGATCGCCATGAATCGCTCCCGCCGAGGTCTGCACCCCGACCACCGTAGCGCCTTCACGGATAAACCCGCTGACTTCACACTGCTCATGAATCGTCACGTTCGGCAGCGCCAGCAACGCAGCCTTGAGGGACTTCACCAGCCGCGGATTACGCACATTGGCCACATCGGCCATGTAGATCGCCCGGGAAAAACCGCTCCCCAGCACCGGCACCGCGTCGTGAGCCGCCGAGATATCCACAGCCCGCAACGGACGGTTTTCCCGCTCGGCCCATGCCAGCGCCTCGGCCTCATCATCCAGATCCAGCCAGTACAACCCGGTGGTATGCACTTCGGGATCGACACCGGTGGCGGCAAATAGTCGCTCGCCCAGCTGTGGATAAAAATCCTGGGACCAATGCGCCAACGCGGTGACCGCCGGGCTGTAGCGCCATGGGTAGAGCGGCGAGACGATGCCGCCGCCCGCCCAGGACGACTCCCGACCGACGTTCGAGCGATCCAGCAGCACAACGTTTTGCACTTCGGACGCGAGATTGAACGCTGTCAGCAGGCCAATCACGCCGCCGCCGACAATCACCACTTGCTGTTGCCTGGTCATGTTCTGATCCAACCGTTAAATAGACAGAGGGCACAAAAGGCGCCCGAAAAAGGAACTCAGCGACCCCAGCAATCTTTAGTGACGAGCCCGGACTGCGCATTGACCATGCTTCTGACACCGGTGTTGGTGATAGTGAAATCCCCACACTTGTCAGTTGCCATGGCTTTGCCAGACTTGCGCACGGCCGTCAGCAGGAAGGTCTGATCGGTCAGTGTCTGGGTAATGGTGTAAAAGTCATTGCCTGGGCTCAGGCCGGCGGCGTTGGTGTAAACATTGTTCTGCGAATAAAAACGCTCGAGGATCTGCGCCTGCTCGGAGAGCAGCCCGGCCACTTCAGTTCGACGGCCCTTTTTTACGTACTCGGTGAGGCTCGGGTAGCCAATGGTGATGACGATCCCGATGATCGCAATCACGATCATGATCTCGATCAGGGTAAAACCTCGGTTGGATCTGCGCATGCCTCAACTCTCACTTACTGTATTTGTCGCCACATGATGCGACGGCTGCCGCCGCTGCCGGGCTTTTCCACCAGGGAGCTGATGCCACCGCTGGAGTCGTTCACAATCTTGCGGGACGCATTGTTGACGATCGCGTTCAGCGTCGGAATACCACCGGTGAAAATCACCCCGCTGGAAATCGAATCCTTGATGTCGACCAGACCGTCGCCATTGGTGTCGAGCACCGCGTAGTTGAGCATCTTACCGCTGAATGCATCGAGTTCGACCAGTTTGCCGGTACCGAAACTGGCGCAAGGGTCGGTGGTGTCCACGCTGGCCGTGGTGAACACGATCCGGCCGGCCACCAGACTGGCCTGATTGATCACCTGCTCACCAGTTAGCACGTTGTTGTACACCAGCGGCAGGTACCAGCCTTTTTTCGCCGGATAGGTCACGTCGTTCTGGCTGGTGGTGATGAATTGCCCACTGCTACCGGAGAACACACCGGTCACCGCCTGGGCCTGCAAACTGGACGTTGTGATTTGCCCGGAGCCACCTTCCGCATCCCACACGGCATAGAACGCCTGGAGGTCTTTGTTGGTCTTGTCGGCCGTCTCATTGAATTTACCGGTACCGAAAAATACTTCCTTCCCTCCCAACGAATTGTCCGCCAGCAATGGTTGCGCGGTAATCGGCTGGGTGATGCCACCTGCGGTGGTAAACAGCGGTTTGCGGGAAAACGCCAGATCCCACGACTCCGGGGCGGTGGCGCTCAAATCAAACTTCCACAGCCTCCCCTTCAAATCGCCGCCATAAGCGGCCTGCACCACATTTTGCGAGTTGACTCGAAGTTTTACCGACGACAGGCCGTTGGTAGTCTCGGCGCCGTCGACCACTATTTTCTTGATCAGCGTGCCGTCGCGAATGTCGACCACGTACAACGCTGCCACCCCGGAGTTGCTGCCATAACCGTTGGAGATGAATGCGGCCCATCGACCGTCGGCCAAGCGTGCCACTTCCGGTCGTGCATAGGCATAACCCAGATCATTGAAAACGTTCGCCGAGTTTGCTGTGGCCGGTGCGCTGATCTCCCACAACGCCTTGGTTACGTTACCGGCCGATGCATCGAACAGTTGCAGCGCATAGAAGGTTCGCCCCCCCGCCCCTGTCCCGCCCAACGCAAGGGTTTTCCAGGCGCTGTTGAGTTGGGCATCGAACACGCCCACCTGGCCGTCCACCAGAAACTTGTGACTCACCCCGTTTATGTAAGTGGGGTCGGCGATGTAGCGCAGTGACGGCAAAACGCTGGACGGCATGAAAGCGTAACGCCGCGTTCCATTTGCCGCGTTGATGACATTTACAAACCCGTCGTTGGCGTTCACCACGAGGCTGGCGTTCATGGTTGCCGCTTTGGTTGCCAGATAGGTGCTGTAAGTGGTGTCGCCTGACAGATCGGACGCGGTTTTATCCGTGGGCGATGCCAGGGCCAACGGCGAATTGATGATGTCGCCAAGCAGCACACTGCGCACTTTCAGGCCAACCTTGTTGGTGCCCTTGCTCCACTCCACCAGATCGCTGCCGGTGATGCCGATGGGCAAACTCTGGCTGAGGGATGTTTGCTGGGCAGGGGAAAAACTGGCGTAAGCCAGCGTCACGGCCGCGTTGGTCAGGGTGTTCCAGGATTGATAGGTCGGCGCGGTGGCACCGGGCACGATGGCGGTATCGGTGGTCCATAACACCGAGGTGGTGTTGACCGCGCCAGCGGAGGTAAATCCATAGGACTTGATCGTACCGCGCCAATCCTTGGGATCGTAACTGGTCTGAAAGTAACTCGAACCGCTGGCCAGAATGGTCCCGCTGGTGACGCCACCCCCACCGGAGCCGGCCTTGGAGGTGATGTCGCCCAGCGCCGACGACAGTGCACTGTTGAGTCCTGCACTGTCGGTCGCCTGGTAATACTTGCCCTGCCCGTAAGTCGCAGCGTCCGACAACATCTGGTTCGCGATGGCGAACCCCACGGTGTAGGTGTTCATGTTCTGTTTGGGAAAATCCACTGCGTCCCAGTTTTTACCCGCAACATCAGTGCCGGTCGTGCGCATGTCGATGTCGAAGGCGAACTTGGCGATGTCATCCAGGTACAGGGTGTCGCCCTCATCGTCGCCGGAGAGGCTGGCGCCATCGTTATTGCTGATCCCGTCCCAGTTCGGTAACCGGCTGCCACCCAGCGGATCGTTGGTCGGAAAGGTTCGGTCGTAGGTCGGCAGACCATCGGTAATCACCACCCCGTAATTTTTCTGGCAACGGTACTGAATCGGACTGGTATAGGTGTTGGGCGTCGAGTTGTTGTATGGCGCCATGCCACGGAAATAGCGGGTGATTTCGTAATAGGCTTCTGCCAGCGGTGTATTGGCTTTCGCGCTCAGTTCATCGATCACGTCGATCAGTGCGTTGTAGTTGATATTGGCCTGAGCCTGGGTCACGGTGCCGCTGACCGCCGACATATCACTGACCGAACGGGCAATGTAACCGCCGTCATTCTTGTGGTTGCCGACCGCCAGATTGAACGTCGACAGGCCGATGCGCAGCGCGCGGTTGCTGGCCACCAACATCTTGGAAACGTTGCGCGCCACGTTCATCCGGTAATCATTGGGGATCGAGCCATCAGTGAAATCCCGATCTGAATTGTTGGCCAGACTTATCAGATAGGACAAGTAATTTGCCGTATACCGCGTGTCCTCGCTCCCCACCGGATCGGGAAGCTTGAGGCAAAGCGAATCCAGACCGGAAGAACTGTTGTTATAAAAACCGTACCAATCTTTCAAACATGTTCCTCGAGTTAAACTCGACAAAGCAATATTGGTATCGGTCATATCAAGCTCGCGGCCTTTCTTGCACGTACCATTGGAGAGGCAAATAGTCACCGGGGTGCGCGCGACCGTCGGGTCAAAGCCTGCCGCCCAGATAATGTTGTTCATACTCCCCGAGTCATCGAGTAACAGCATCACATTGGGTGCCACGGCGGCGCTCAACAGCGGCGAATCCGAGGGCGTGAAGGCGTAAGTCGGCGCTGCCAGATAAAGGCTCAACGCCGCGCCGCAGAACAACTGCAACAACCGATGGCGCCAACCTGTGCGCGCCTCAATATTTCGCATAGATACTCTCCACCACACTGCGCGAGTTGCCCGCGATGCCGACTGCGGTCACCCGGTACAGCGTTGTCGAGGTGTTGCTCGGCACATTCACGGCAGTCAAGGTGGTGCCGATGTTCTGCACCCCGTAAAAACCGCTACCGGAGGCGATCCAGGTGACCCCCGAGGTGGAATTGAAGCTGGCGCCGGTGATTGTCGACGACTCGGCCGGTGGCGCGCATTGGGTGGTGCCGCTACAGACCGGCAACGAAAAGGTATCCAGTTGCACCGCGCTTTCACCTACGCGCAACGCCGACTCGGCGCCCTGGAACGACTGATTGCGCAAGGTCACGCTGGCGGCCATTTTTTCCTGCAGGGTGGCGTTTTGCATCGATGAAAGACCGATCAGTGTCAGCAACAGAAGAAATACCAGGCTGACCAGCAGCGCCATGCCCCGCTGGGCGTGAGGGCTCCCGGGAGAAATATTCATCGGCCCTCCTCTCATGGCAAGCGGTTGCGCAGCGCGGCAACCACGTTGAAGGTTTGATTGCCTACCCGATTGTTCGGGTCGGTGAGGGTCAACGTCAGGCGAACACTACGGATGCGCGCCGAATCAGAGGGGTTGCTGCTGTAACTGGAGGCGGCGACATCCGTGGCGGAACTGGCGAGGCCGAAGCTCACGTTGAAGGCACTGACGTTGTTCACCAGCACCGCCTGAGCCGGCGTGCCGGTGCCGACACCCATCAGCAGTTGATTGTTGCTGAAGCTGTAGATCAAGCGCCGGATCGGAAACGCCAGCTCGCCCGACGCCGGAACTCGGGTGCCCGTGTAGGCCGTTGCATTGTTCCGACAATCGGAAACCACCGTCCAGGTCGGTACCCCGCCACCGCCGCCGACATCCGCAGTCACCAGAGTCAGTTTGAGGTTGGCGTTGTCCCAACTGATGGGCGTTGTCAGGCTGGCATTGAAGTCACCCGCCGAGCTTGAATCGGTGACCGCCCCCAGACATCCGAACATGCCGACCATGCGGATTTCCTGAATCATCTTACTCAGCACGAACCGCGCATCTTCCTGCATGGCGGCAGCGGCGTTCTGGCTGACATAGGTGTTCTTGGCCGCGATGAAAATCTGCGCCACGCCCAGGACCACGACCAAACTCAACGCCAGGGCGATCAGTAACTCGATCAGGCCGAAACCTCTGTTGGTCTGGTTCATGGCGTCGACACCGGATCGACGGTGGCGCGACTGGTCAGGACGAAACTGCGTCGCGAATTGGCGATGTTCGCAGCCCGCGAGTCATCCCAGGTGATGGTGATGGTGTACACCCGCTGATTGAGCGTAACGCTTCCGGTGGCAGTGGCGCCGCCGAAATTGACAATGTTGGTGGTGAAGTCGTAGAGGTCCTGATCCCGGGCGACGCTCAGGTTGCCGGAGGTCGGTGGCGTGACGGTGTAGTCGGCACCGGAGTTGGCGCGAATGCGGTCCATCATGTCGTAGGCGATAAAACTCGCCTGGCTGGTCATCCGGGCGCTGTCAGTGTACTTCAGCGCATTAAGCTGAATCGCTGCCGCCCCCAGCAGCCCCACGCTCAGAATCAACAACGCAACCAAGACTTCGATCAGCGTCATGCCCTCCTGTGCACGCTTGCTCCATCCCCTCATCCGCAACTTCCACCCAATAGAATTCGTCCGTTCAAACACACATTCAGCGTTCTGCTTTGTGCCCCCCGTACGTAGCTGATCACCACCGCCGTGGACGGTGCCGACAACCCGCCAAGGTTGTTGAAATCGATGGCGGTCACTCCTGAGGTTAGCGCCAGAGTCGCGCCGCTGCTCATCGCTGGAACAACCCGCAATACATTGGCCGGATTGCCAGTACCGTCAAAGACCGTTAATTCTCCGGTCCAGACGCTGCCGCCGGCCGTCGGGCGCAGCCGGGTGGTGACACCACGGTCGATGGCCTCAAGTCGGGCGAAATTCAGACCCCGTTGCAGATCGCCGATTTCGGTGTCGGCCTTGGTGATTTGCACCGAACGAGTAAACGCCGGTACGGCCAGAGTGATCAGGACCAGAAACACCGCGAGCGCGATCAGCAACTCGATCAGCGTGAAACCTTTTGTACGATGATCCATCGGTGCCCTCCGTTGCCGTCGGCTATACCTGCTTCTACACGCTAGAACATTCGACCGGCAGGTGTTCGGTTGTTTTGCCATTACTCGCGCAGGGATCGCGCGGGCCGCAGCACTCCAGGGAGGGAAATGACATGCATCAGCGAGGTTTCAGCCT
It encodes:
- a CDS encoding IS4 family transposase, producing MRLARALELTHNIASTPNSIEGLDSLLDPSLVEQALEQAGVATLRKRRLPLEMMLWCVISMAFFRRMSAWDVVSRMNIMLPGQRPLVAPSAVVQARQRLGSEAVRQVFHLTQKSWHEAVDHPTWAGLRLLGVDGVVWRTPDTPENRARYDSASNQHGDTGFPQVRMVCQMELTSHMLIGSALDGYRSNEMKLAEQLIETTPDHSLTLFDRGFYSLGLLHQWQQAGIERHWLMPLRKGAQYEVIQRLGRQDAVVSLSTSPQARTQWPGLPERLTARLLSKTVKGKVCQILTSMADPLRFPSDEIVDLYSQRWEIELGFREMKQTLLNSSYTLRSKTPEMIEQELWGVLLGYNLLRYQMVEMSRHCPGIYPCEMSFAACTWAILGFINSVSADRSGNIPKYLAELHASAPHYVLPHRREERIYPRAIRLKSPKYPIRKKNASQLN
- a CDS encoding PP0621 family protein, producing MLRLLFWIALIAAAVWFWRKFKGQASVPKSSAELEAAPMVRCAHCGVHLPRDRALSLQQQWYCSQAHLEQGPGSSDR
- a CDS encoding sigma-54-dependent transcriptional regulator; protein product: MSPRQKVLIVDDEPDIRELLEITLGRMKLDTFSARNLGEAQALLSRETFDLCLTDMRLPDGTGLELVQHIQQRHPNVPVAMITAYGSLETAINALKAGAFDFLTKPVDLTRLRELVSSALRLPAPGGTGIAIDRRLLGDSPPMRALRKHIDKLARSQAPVYISGESGSGKELVARLIHEQGPRASQPFVPVNCGAIPSELMESEFFGHRKGSFSGAIEDKPGLFQAAHGGTLFLDEVADLPLAMQVKLLRAIQEKAVRGVGEQQETVVDVRILCATHKDLDAEVAAERFRQDLYYRLNVIELRVPPLRERRDDIESLASHVLKRLAISTGQPAAKLHPQALDALKSYRFPGNVRELENMLERAHTLCENKQIEASDLRLAEGNCNPEGGVPDLTQIDNLEDYLENVERNLILQALEETRWNRTAAAQRLNLSFRSMRYRLKKFGLD
- a CDS encoding PilW family protein, producing MNQTNRGFGLIELLIALALSLVVVLGVAQIFIAAKNTYVSQNAAAAMQEDARFVLSKMIQEIRMVGMFGCLGAVTDSSSAGDFNASLTTPISWDNANLKLTLVTADVGGGGGVPTWTVVSDCRNNATAYTGTRVPASGELAFPIRRLIYSFSNNQLLMGVGTGTPAQAVLVNNVSAFNVSFGLASSATDVAASSYSSNPSDSARIRSVRLTLTLTDPNNRVGNQTFNVVAALRNRLP
- a CDS encoding GspH/FimT family pseudopilin; amino-acid sequence: MDHRTKGFTLIELLIALAVFLVLITLAVPAFTRSVQITKADTEIGDLQRGLNFARLEAIDRGVTTRLRPTAGGSVWTGELTVFDGTGNPANVLRVVPAMSSGATLALTSGVTAIDFNNLGGLSAPSTAVVISYVRGAQSRTLNVCLNGRILLGGSCG
- the thiO gene encoding glycine oxidase ThiO, producing MTRQQQVVIVGGGVIGLLTAFNLASEVQNVVLLDRSNVGRESSWAGGGIVSPLYPWRYSPAVTALAHWSQDFYPQLGERLFAATGVDPEVHTTGLYWLDLDDEAEALAWAERENRPLRAVDISAAHDAVPVLGSGFSRAIYMADVANVRNPRLVKSLKAALLALPNVTIHEQCEVSGFIREGATVVGVQTSAGAIHGDQVVLTAGAWSGDLLKLLGLDLPVEPVKGQMILYKCASDFLPSMVLAKGRYAIPRRDGHILIGSTLEHQGFDKTPTESALESLKASAVELIPALADAEVVGHWAGLRPGSPEGIPYIGRVPGFEGLWLNCGHYRNGLVLAPASCQLFADVMLGREPIIDPAPYAPAGRI
- a CDS encoding type IV pilin protein, whose product is MRRSNRGFTLIEIMIVIAIIGIVITIGYPSLTEYVKKGRRTEVAGLLSEQAQILERFYSQNNVYTNAAGLSPGNDFYTITQTLTDQTFLLTAVRKSGKAMATDKCGDFTITNTGVRSMVNAQSGLVTKDCWGR
- a CDS encoding pilus assembly PilX family protein; protein product: MNISPGSPHAQRGMALLVSLVFLLLLTLIGLSSMQNATLQEKMAASVTLRNQSFQGAESALRVGESAVQLDTFSLPVCSGTTQCAPPAESSTITGASFNSTSGVTWIASGSGFYGVQNIGTTLTAVNVPSNTSTTLYRVTAVGIAGNSRSVVESIYAKY
- the pilV gene encoding type IV pilus modification protein PilV, coding for MRGWSKRAQEGMTLIEVLVALLILSVGLLGAAAIQLNALKYTDSARMTSQASFIAYDMMDRIRANSGADYTVTPPTSGNLSVARDQDLYDFTTNIVNFGGATATGSVTLNQRVYTITITWDDSRAANIANSRRSFVLTSRATVDPVSTP
- a CDS encoding sensor histidine kinase — encoded protein: MIAETSSPGSKQAQRLLRLYHLYRLSIGITLVLLISSNMDNQLLTFSNDDLLRSGSWFYLVLNILLVVFLGNTRRPAQLFSLALSDVLLLCGLFYAAGGVASAIGNLLIVSVAISNTLLRGRIGLLIAAVGALGIVGLSFLLSFSHPATPNDYLQVGTLGALCFAAALLVQGLSRRLEVSETLAEQRASEVVGLEALNALILQRMRTGILVLDDKRRVQLANHSALNLLGRENLAGQLIDDYLPSLVERLQLWLNNPTLRPQSLKVASSGLELQPSFIALDQSPHHQTLVFLEDLAQIAQQAQQLKLAALGRLTAGIAHEIRNPLGAVSHAAQLLQESEELNRADRRLTQIIQDHSQRMNRVIENVLQLSRRQQTVALRLDLKPWLEQFVNETREGATEHQQIHLRIGSGDFKTLMDPDQLTQILDNLLRNAWRHSALNHDLAQVWLELFVDPDSQLPILEILDDGPGVAPEHHVHLFEPFFTTSPQGTGLGLYLSRELCESNQARLDFKPRQGGGCFRITFAHGRKQS
- a CDS encoding pilus assembly protein, which encodes MRNIEARTGWRHRLLQLFCGAALSLYLAAPTYAFTPSDSPLLSAAVAPNVMLLLDDSGSMNNIIWAAGFDPTVARTPVTICLSNGTCKKGRELDMTDTNIALSSLTRGTCLKDWYGFYNNSSSGLDSLCLKLPDPVGSEDTRYTANYLSYLISLANNSDRDFTDGSIPNDYRMNVARNVSKMLVASNRALRIGLSTFNLAVGNHKNDGGYIARSVSDMSAVSGTVTQAQANINYNALIDVIDELSAKANTPLAEAYYEITRYFRGMAPYNNSTPNTYTSPIQYRCQKNYGVVITDGLPTYDRTFPTNDPLGGSRLPNWDGISNNDGASLSGDDEGDTLYLDDIAKFAFDIDMRTTGTDVAGKNWDAVDFPKQNMNTYTVGFAIANQMLSDAATYGQGKYYQATDSAGLNSALSSALGDITSKAGSGGGGVTSGTILASGSSYFQTSYDPKDWRGTIKSYGFTSAGAVNTTSVLWTTDTAIVPGATAPTYQSWNTLTNAAVTLAYASFSPAQQTSLSQSLPIGITGSDLVEWSKGTNKVGLKVRSVLLGDIINSPLALASPTDKTASDLSGDTTYSTYLATKAATMNASLVVNANDGFVNVINAANGTRRYAFMPSSVLPSLRYIADPTYINGVSHKFLVDGQVGVFDAQLNSAWKTLALGGTGAGGRTFYALQLFDASAGNVTKALWEISAPATANSANVFNDLGYAYARPEVARLADGRWAAFISNGYGSNSGVAALYVVDIRDGTLIKKIVVDGAETTNGLSSVKLRVNSQNVVQAAYGGDLKGRLWKFDLSATAPESWDLAFSRKPLFTTAGGITQPITAQPLLADNSLGGKEVFFGTGKFNETADKTNKDLQAFYAVWDAEGGSGQITTSSLQAQAVTGVFSGSSGQFITTSQNDVTYPAKKGWYLPLVYNNVLTGEQVINQASLVAGRIVFTTASVDTTDPCASFGTGKLVELDAFSGKMLNYAVLDTNGDGLVDIKDSISSGVIFTGGIPTLNAIVNNASRKIVNDSSGGISSLVEKPGSGGSRRIMWRQIQ